Proteins from one Thermococcus sp. M36 genomic window:
- the nuoF gene encoding NADH-quinone oxidoreductase subunit NuoF, with protein sequence MSEIKAIAVGMNSCGIAAGAKETYEAIKQELEKRNLDVKLKIVGCVGMCYREPLVDIITEDEIITYGHVDPKKVPRIIEEHVINGKPVEEWIVKRDWWENGKRKTWDVDGYFAKQKKIVLENSGYIDPENIDEYIQAGGYEALKKALQMEPEEIIEVITKSGLRGRGGAGFPTGLKWKFTRQAKGDEKYIVCNADEGDPGAFMDRNVLEGDPHRVIEGMIIGAYAIGATKGFIYVRAEYPLAIRRLKIALKQARERGFLGENILGSGFSFDIVIKEGAGAFVCGEETALIASIEGKRGMPRPRPPYPAQKGLWGKPTNINNVETWANVPWIIKHGWEAYAAIGTEKSKGTKVFALSGKIKHGGNVEVPMGITLREILYEIGGGTKTGKRIKAVQLGGPSGGCIPEYLFDTPVDYESVNATGAIMGSGGMVVMDEDTCMVDVARFFLDFTVKESCGKCTFCRLGTKRMWEILDKFTRGEATEEDLEKLERLAYQVKAGSLCGLGQTAPNPVLTTLRYFRDEYLAHIEGKCPAKVCKPLIKYVIIADRCTGCTACAIFCPVKAISGERLKPHFIDQEACIKCGTCYEVCRFNAIEILTGRDE encoded by the coding sequence AAACCTTGATGTTAAGCTCAAGATAGTCGGCTGCGTTGGGATGTGCTACCGCGAGCCACTGGTTGACATCATCACTGAGGACGAGATAATCACCTACGGGCACGTTGACCCCAAAAAGGTTCCAAGGATTATTGAGGAGCATGTCATAAATGGAAAGCCTGTAGAGGAGTGGATAGTGAAGAGGGACTGGTGGGAGAACGGCAAGAGGAAAACGTGGGACGTTGACGGCTACTTCGCCAAGCAGAAGAAAATAGTTCTCGAAAACTCCGGCTACATTGACCCGGAGAACATAGACGAGTACATTCAAGCAGGAGGCTACGAGGCACTCAAAAAGGCCCTTCAGATGGAGCCTGAGGAGATCATAGAGGTCATCACCAAGTCCGGACTCAGAGGGAGGGGCGGAGCAGGCTTCCCAACCGGACTGAAGTGGAAGTTCACCCGCCAGGCGAAAGGGGACGAGAAATACATTGTCTGCAACGCCGATGAAGGTGACCCCGGTGCTTTTATGGACAGGAACGTTCTGGAAGGCGACCCTCACCGTGTAATCGAGGGCATGATAATCGGTGCCTACGCTATTGGGGCGACCAAAGGGTTCATCTACGTCAGGGCTGAGTACCCGCTCGCCATAAGGCGCCTCAAGATAGCTCTGAAGCAGGCGCGAGAGAGGGGCTTCCTCGGCGAGAACATCCTCGGCTCGGGCTTCTCCTTCGACATCGTCATCAAGGAAGGTGCTGGGGCCTTCGTCTGCGGTGAGGAAACGGCTCTGATAGCTTCCATTGAGGGCAAGCGCGGAATGCCGAGGCCGAGACCGCCCTATCCAGCTCAAAAGGGCCTCTGGGGCAAGCCCACGAACATAAACAACGTCGAAACCTGGGCAAATGTGCCCTGGATAATAAAGCACGGCTGGGAGGCCTACGCCGCCATCGGCACCGAGAAGAGCAAGGGGACAAAGGTCTTCGCGCTCTCGGGCAAGATAAAGCACGGCGGAAACGTCGAAGTTCCTATGGGCATAACCCTCCGCGAGATACTCTACGAGATTGGCGGGGGGACGAAGACGGGTAAGAGGATTAAAGCCGTCCAGCTCGGCGGCCCCTCGGGCGGCTGTATTCCCGAGTACCTGTTCGACACCCCCGTTGACTACGAGAGCGTCAATGCCACCGGAGCGATAATGGGGAGCGGCGGAATGGTCGTTATGGATGAGGACACCTGTATGGTCGACGTTGCTAGGTTCTTCCTCGACTTCACGGTGAAAGAATCCTGCGGCAAGTGCACCTTCTGCCGCCTGGGGACGAAGAGGATGTGGGAGATTCTGGACAAGTTCACGAGGGGAGAGGCAACCGAAGAGGACCTTGAGAAGCTCGAAAGGCTTGCCTACCAGGTCAAAGCTGGTTCGCTCTGCGGCCTAGGTCAGACCGCGCCCAACCCGGTTCTGACGACGCTCCGTTACTTCAGGGACGAATACCTCGCCCACATTGAGGGCAAGTGTCCAGCCAAGGTGTGCAAGCCGCTCATCAAGTACGTAATAATCGCCGACAGGTGCACGGGCTGTACAGCATGTGCGATCTTCTGTCCCGTCAAGGCCATCAGCGGCGAGAGGCTCAAACCGCACTTCATTGATCAGGAGGCATGCATAAAGTGCGGCACCTGCTACGAGGTGTGCCGGTTCAACGCGATTGAAATCCTCACCGGGAGGGATGAGTGA
- a CDS encoding NAD(P)-binding protein: protein MVRVIINGKEVDAPEGKPLMDFLREIGEHVPGFCYTGELEPYGSCRLCLVKTQRGVTTSCTLRPMEGLSVETLTDEVVSMRKTALELILSDHYGDCIGPCQEGCPAHSDVQGYLALIAMGKYHEAVKLMKEKYILPAVLGRVCPAFCEDACRRNLVEEPLAIRQLKRFAADYDLEHGPWMPEIPPSTGKRVAVVGGGPAGLACAYYLRTMGHEVTIFEAMPELGGMMRYGIPPYRLPRDVLDKDIATVINTGIEVRTNTALGRDITLEELREKYDAVFLGVGAWRSRKMGIPGEDLDGVMHGIEFLRKVNMGEKVELGERVIVVGGGNTAMDVARTALRLGAKVTVVYRRSRAEMPANEREVEEAEEEGVEFLFLTNPVKILGDGRVEEVELIRMKLGEPDASGRRRPIPIEGSNFRVKADNVILAIGQYCDEEFLKSLGIEAKRGKALVDEITLQTSIEGVFAGGDLVLGPSTVIESIATGRRAAIMIDLYLKGKLEKAKAVLTEPVKHVKDVVEDEDLYRVLFDLRPYNHWKKVTEKDYEHVERKPRAKVKLLDPEKRRRSFEEVEPALTEEQVLKEAERCMSCGCMEVFRCKLREYATLYDAKQDAFEGEQNKFELDESHPWITLDNNKCVLCGQCINFTHEVAGEGVVDYLFRGFKTMISPPLGEKLGDMDGRFIGELIDICPVGAITEKLPFIKPGPWKTKAVPTVCNGCSFACEMNIEVYDGILVRASSRADSWNLHLCDYCRFGRPWAEDLAQPLLNGEPVSWEEAKKFLAEKSYALILTPELTNEEIVFFKEFAERKGIPIGAMVEEGLSTATFEDIRKAKRVLLKADVEKFPLLKILLKGKEIVEEGYDVAVLEAPAQPLDVPTLILHEGVNAAGLLRAGIKGIPQSDAYVVIGRPKGELKGEVLVLPAGLWAEKAGTVTNAFNMELKVGRAREGFSPVELFQ, encoded by the coding sequence ATGGTCAGGGTCATCATAAACGGTAAGGAAGTTGACGCCCCTGAAGGGAAGCCCCTCATGGATTTCCTCCGTGAAATCGGGGAGCACGTGCCCGGTTTCTGCTACACCGGGGAGCTTGAGCCCTACGGCTCCTGCAGGCTGTGCCTTGTAAAGACGCAGAGGGGAGTTACAACATCGTGCACCCTCAGGCCGATGGAGGGACTCTCGGTCGAGACACTCACCGACGAAGTCGTCTCAATGAGAAAGACTGCCCTTGAGCTTATCCTCTCAGACCACTACGGCGACTGTATCGGTCCGTGTCAGGAAGGCTGTCCTGCACACAGCGACGTACAGGGCTACCTCGCTCTCATAGCGATGGGCAAGTACCACGAGGCCGTTAAGCTCATGAAGGAGAAGTACATCCTTCCGGCCGTTCTTGGGAGAGTTTGTCCGGCCTTCTGTGAGGACGCCTGCAGGAGGAACCTCGTGGAGGAGCCTCTGGCAATAAGGCAGCTCAAGAGGTTTGCCGCCGACTACGACCTTGAGCACGGCCCGTGGATGCCCGAGATTCCGCCTTCGACCGGGAAGAGGGTGGCGGTGGTGGGTGGTGGGCCCGCGGGTCTCGCATGTGCCTACTACCTCAGGACGATGGGACATGAAGTTACTATCTTTGAGGCGATGCCGGAGCTCGGCGGCATGATGCGCTACGGCATTCCACCCTACAGGCTCCCGAGGGACGTGCTCGACAAGGACATAGCGACGGTCATAAACACGGGGATAGAGGTGAGAACGAACACTGCCCTTGGAAGGGACATCACCTTAGAGGAGCTCAGGGAGAAGTACGATGCTGTCTTCCTCGGTGTCGGTGCGTGGAGAAGCAGGAAGATGGGCATTCCGGGGGAAGACCTCGACGGCGTCATGCACGGTATAGAGTTCCTGAGAAAGGTAAACATGGGCGAGAAGGTCGAGCTCGGGGAGCGCGTTATAGTTGTCGGCGGTGGAAACACTGCCATGGACGTCGCTAGGACGGCACTGAGGCTCGGTGCAAAGGTTACCGTCGTCTACAGGCGCTCCAGGGCTGAAATGCCGGCCAACGAGCGCGAGGTGGAGGAGGCCGAGGAGGAAGGCGTCGAGTTCCTATTCCTGACGAACCCGGTTAAGATACTCGGCGATGGCAGAGTCGAGGAGGTAGAGCTCATCAGAATGAAGCTTGGAGAGCCGGACGCGAGCGGAAGGAGGAGGCCGATCCCGATAGAGGGCTCGAACTTCAGAGTTAAAGCGGACAACGTGATCCTGGCCATAGGCCAGTACTGCGACGAAGAGTTCCTCAAGAGTCTCGGGATAGAGGCAAAGAGGGGCAAAGCCCTTGTGGATGAGATAACACTCCAAACTAGCATTGAAGGTGTTTTCGCCGGTGGAGACCTCGTTCTCGGCCCATCGACTGTCATAGAAAGCATAGCCACGGGCAGGAGAGCCGCGATAATGATAGACCTCTACCTCAAAGGCAAGCTTGAGAAGGCAAAAGCCGTTCTCACGGAGCCGGTGAAGCACGTGAAGGACGTAGTTGAGGACGAAGACCTCTATCGGGTTCTCTTCGACCTGAGGCCCTACAACCACTGGAAGAAGGTCACGGAGAAGGACTACGAGCATGTGGAGAGAAAGCCGAGGGCAAAGGTGAAGCTCCTCGATCCCGAAAAGCGGAGGAGAAGCTTCGAGGAGGTCGAGCCCGCTTTGACCGAGGAGCAGGTGCTCAAGGAAGCAGAGCGGTGTATGAGCTGCGGCTGTATGGAGGTCTTCCGCTGCAAGCTGAGGGAATACGCAACGCTCTACGACGCGAAGCAGGATGCTTTCGAGGGAGAGCAGAACAAGTTTGAGCTTGATGAGAGCCACCCATGGATCACCCTTGACAACAACAAGTGCGTCCTCTGCGGCCAGTGCATCAACTTCACCCATGAGGTAGCCGGAGAAGGAGTCGTGGACTACCTCTTCAGGGGCTTCAAGACCATGATTTCACCGCCCCTCGGGGAGAAGCTCGGTGATATGGATGGGAGGTTCATAGGCGAGCTCATCGACATCTGCCCGGTTGGAGCGATTACAGAGAAGCTGCCCTTCATCAAGCCCGGTCCGTGGAAGACGAAAGCCGTTCCAACGGTCTGCAACGGCTGTTCCTTTGCCTGCGAGATGAATATAGAGGTCTACGACGGCATTCTCGTAAGGGCGTCGAGCAGAGCTGATTCATGGAACCTTCACCTCTGCGACTACTGCCGCTTCGGAAGGCCCTGGGCCGAGGATCTGGCTCAGCCGCTCCTCAACGGCGAACCGGTGAGCTGGGAGGAGGCTAAAAAGTTCCTTGCCGAGAAGAGCTATGCATTAATCCTCACGCCCGAGCTCACCAACGAGGAGATAGTCTTTTTCAAGGAGTTTGCCGAGAGGAAGGGCATCCCAATAGGCGCGATGGTCGAGGAGGGCCTCTCTACAGCAACCTTCGAGGACATCAGGAAGGCGAAGCGCGTTCTCCTCAAGGCTGACGTTGAGAAGTTCCCGCTCCTCAAGATACTGCTGAAGGGCAAGGAAATCGTCGAGGAGGGCTATGATGTAGCCGTGCTCGAGGCTCCGGCTCAGCCGCTCGACGTCCCAACGCTGATCCTACACGAAGGCGTCAATGCCGCTGGACTGCTGAGAGCTGGGATAAAGGGCATTCCCCAGAGCGACGCCTACGTGGTAATAGGGAGGCCTAAGGGAGAGCTCAAAGGTGAAGTCTTAGTCCTTCCTGCTGGTCTGTGGGCGGAGAAAGCCGGAACGGTCACCAACGCCTTCAACATGGAGCTGAAGGTCGGAAGGGCCAGGGAGGGCTTCAGCCCGGTGGAGCTCTTCCAGTGA
- a CDS encoding asparagine synthetase A, giving the protein MNALQIVTRKIEPVIEVQTRVIDYMTRYMVGKGFKWMLPVMLSSITDPLWPDPAASEALKPPEVEVYGERLRLTHSMILHKQMTVAMGIDRLFILSPNIRLEGRSADDGRHAYEFTQLDFEIAYASMDDVMSLIEELISGLFKEARSWGLEREVPKVRPPFKRFTLEEIKAEFGSEDEASKAMDEPFWVTDIEREFYDREDPERPGHFRNYDLYLPEGYGEVSSGGEREWEYEVIVRKMKKAGISLDAFRPYLEVAKAGLLRPSAGAGIGIERLIRYMVGAEHIAEVQPFPRIPGVPAVI; this is encoded by the coding sequence ATGAACGCTCTCCAAATTGTGACCCGAAAAATTGAACCGGTTATAGAAGTTCAGACGAGAGTGATTGACTATATGACAAGATACATGGTAGGCAAGGGCTTCAAGTGGATGCTTCCGGTGATGCTCAGCTCCATAACTGACCCCCTCTGGCCAGACCCCGCTGCTAGCGAGGCCCTAAAGCCGCCAGAAGTCGAGGTCTATGGCGAGAGGCTGAGGCTGACCCACAGCATGATACTCCACAAGCAGATGACGGTAGCTATGGGAATTGACAGGCTCTTCATACTCTCACCGAACATAAGGCTCGAAGGGAGAAGCGCCGACGATGGCAGACACGCCTACGAGTTTACGCAGCTTGACTTCGAGATAGCCTACGCGAGCATGGACGACGTCATGAGCCTCATAGAGGAGCTGATAAGCGGATTGTTCAAGGAAGCTAGGAGCTGGGGACTGGAGAGGGAAGTACCCAAGGTAAGGCCGCCCTTCAAGCGCTTCACCCTTGAGGAGATTAAGGCCGAGTTTGGAAGCGAGGACGAGGCCAGTAAGGCCATGGACGAGCCCTTCTGGGTGACGGACATTGAGAGGGAGTTCTACGACAGGGAGGACCCCGAAAGGCCCGGCCACTTCAGGAACTACGACCTCTACCTACCGGAGGGCTACGGAGAGGTTTCCAGCGGTGGCGAGAGGGAGTGGGAGTACGAGGTAATAGTCAGAAAAATGAAGAAGGCAGGCATAAGCCTTGACGCCTTCAGACCCTACCTCGAGGTCGCCAAAGCGGGCCTCCTGAGGCCGAGCGCTGGAGCGGGCATAGGCATCGAGAGGCTCATCAGGTACATGGTCGGGGCTGAGCACATAGCGGAGGTTCAGCCCTTCCCGAGAATCCCGGGAGTTCCGGCGGTTATTTGA
- a CDS encoding ATPase, T2SS/T4P/T4SS family: MGVYIFTPEDLLRYGTITEEQLEVLKKALLDRKDVLIVGSSRSGKTKLVEALIHLIPEDRKIAVITAYGEFKPFKPNIVVIDTQFDSRSLEARTKDVIEKIKRINPDYIVIDTIHTVHVPTILSELLDDYTFIATSLAISGDIIEEVKHWLRANNDVMSKFDIVVELKRDFRTGTRKINRIYAVKKSGEKVELEPLL, encoded by the coding sequence ATGGGCGTCTACATATTTACTCCTGAAGACCTCCTGCGCTACGGAACGATAACTGAGGAGCAGCTTGAAGTTCTGAAGAAGGCTCTCCTCGACAGAAAGGATGTTCTAATCGTTGGCTCCAGCAGGTCTGGAAAGACCAAGCTCGTCGAGGCTCTGATTCATCTAATCCCTGAAGACAGAAAAATCGCTGTAATAACGGCCTATGGGGAGTTCAAGCCGTTTAAGCCTAACATAGTAGTCATAGACACGCAGTTCGACTCAAGAAGCCTTGAGGCCCGCACCAAGGATGTCATCGAAAAGATAAAGCGCATAAACCCGGACTACATCGTCATAGACACCATCCACACCGTCCACGTGCCCACGATTCTGAGCGAGCTCCTTGATGACTACACCTTCATAGCGACCTCACTGGCCATCTCTGGCGATATAATCGAGGAAGTCAAGCACTGGCTAAGGGCAAACAATGACGTCATGAGCAAGTTTGATATTGTGGTCGAACTCAAGAGGGACTTCAGAACTGGAACCAGAAAGATCAACAGGATATACGCTGTCAAAAAGTCGGGAGAAAAAGTGGAGCTCGAGCCGCTTCTTTAG
- a CDS encoding alanine--glyoxylate aminotransferase family protein — protein sequence MELRFDMEYEEAYRELYEIVKPKYKLFTAGPVACFPEVLAIMSVQMFSHRSAEAKEVHVDTLNRLKAFLEADKGEIILFPSSGTGFMEAAVRNTIPYGGKVLVTVIGAFGKRFAEVVNTNGRKAVVLEKEPGKAIKPEELDEVLKKNPDVEAVTITYNETSTGVLNPLPELAKVVKEHDKLLFVDAVSAMGGADIKFDKWGIDLIFASSQKAFGVPPGLAVAAVSERVFEIAEKMPERGWYFDLPLYKKFNEKKKGTPSTPPLPQIFGLNVVLRIIEKMGGKGAWLDMYRKRSEMIREGVKEMGLGILAEPGYESPTITAVVVPEGMKGVDVYNAMRERGFELAKGYGSVAEKTFRIGNMGYMTFDDIREMLDNLRVVIEKLKA from the coding sequence ATGGAGCTCAGGTTCGACATGGAGTATGAGGAAGCTTACAGGGAGCTCTACGAGATAGTCAAGCCGAAGTACAAGCTCTTCACGGCCGGCCCGGTTGCTTGTTTCCCGGAGGTTCTCGCGATAATGAGCGTCCAGATGTTCAGCCACCGTTCGGCCGAAGCGAAGGAGGTTCACGTTGATACCCTCAACAGGCTCAAGGCCTTCCTTGAGGCAGATAAAGGCGAGATAATCCTCTTCCCGAGCTCTGGAACGGGCTTCATGGAGGCCGCTGTAAGGAACACGATACCCTACGGTGGAAAAGTTCTCGTTACGGTCATCGGTGCGTTCGGAAAGCGCTTTGCAGAGGTAGTCAACACCAACGGAAGAAAGGCAGTCGTCCTTGAGAAGGAGCCCGGAAAAGCCATCAAGCCAGAGGAGCTTGATGAAGTCCTCAAGAAGAACCCCGATGTCGAGGCCGTCACCATAACCTACAACGAGACCTCAACAGGCGTTCTCAACCCGCTTCCGGAGCTTGCCAAGGTCGTCAAGGAGCACGACAAGCTGCTCTTCGTCGATGCTGTCTCTGCCATGGGCGGAGCGGACATAAAGTTCGACAAGTGGGGCATCGACCTCATCTTCGCGAGCTCTCAGAAGGCCTTCGGCGTCCCGCCAGGTCTTGCCGTCGCCGCCGTCAGCGAGCGCGTTTTTGAGATAGCCGAGAAGATGCCCGAGCGCGGCTGGTACTTCGACCTTCCGCTTTACAAGAAGTTCAACGAGAAGAAGAAGGGAACGCCCTCAACCCCACCGCTCCCGCAGATATTTGGCCTCAACGTCGTCCTCAGGATAATCGAGAAGATGGGCGGCAAAGGGGCCTGGCTCGATATGTACAGGAAGAGGAGCGAGATGATACGCGAGGGCGTCAAGGAGATGGGCCTCGGAATCCTCGCCGAGCCAGGCTACGAGAGCCCGACCATCACTGCCGTCGTCGTTCCTGAGGGAATGAAGGGCGTTGACGTCTACAACGCTATGCGCGAGAGGGGCTTTGAGCTCGCCAAGGGCTATGGAAGCGTCGCCGAGAAGACCTTCAGGATTGGAAACATGGGCTACATGACATTCGACGACATAAGGGAGATGCTCGACAACCTGAGGGTGGTCATAGAAAAGCTTAAGGCTTGA